The DNA region GCCCGTCTTGCCGACCCCGCGCGTCACCTGCCAGCCCCACGCTTCCAGCTTTTCCGCGACGAGCGCCGCCGTCGCGACCTCTTCGTACGCGAGTTCCGGATGGTGGTGAATGTGATGGCGAATCTCGCGCAGCGCGGCGGCGGCGGGTTCCAGGTCGGTGATTTCGGTAAGACGGGTGGCGTCGGTCATCAGGTGAACTCCGGGGTTTGCCCACTGCGTCTTGCGCGCAGCGTTAAAACCGCAAACTATAGCAACGCGCGGCTGTGCCCGTAAGACGACCACATCTTGAGCTTACTTGACGCTTTCACTCGAAGCGGGCTCGGCGGCATGCTTCCCGTCATGCGTGTGTGCGAAGCCCTTCAGCACGTTGACGAACGCGAGGCCTGCTTCTTCCAGCGAGCCGGAGTTGTCGATATGCGTCAGATGCGCGCCGTCGGGCAGCGCGAACGGCGCCTGACGCGCGAGGCGTGCCGAAACCTGCTCTTGCGTTTCGCGCCCGCGCGCCGACAGACGTGCCGCAAGAATATGCGGCGCCGCGTGGATATGCACGACTTCGAGATACCGATAGCGCTTCAAGGCGCGCGACAGATACGCGCGCGAGCCATTGACGACGACCGTGCAACCGCGCGCGAGCCAGGCATCGATCTCGATGCCGATGCCATAGTGCAATTCGTGACTCGACCATTCGAGCGCAAAGAGCCCCTGCGCCGAGCGTGCCTCGAACTCGGCGCGGGTCAGCGCGATGTGATTTTCGTTATGCCCTGTCTCGCGCGTGATGTAGCGATGCGCGAACACGACGGACGTGCCCGCGACATGCTCGCGCGCGAAATGCAGCAACGAGTCCTTGCCCGCGCCCGATGGGCCGACCACATAGATCAAGCGGCCTTTCATGCGTTCCCCCGTCCTCCGTTCGCCGTGAACGCGAGCCGTTGCCACAACATAAACGGCTCGCCCGGCGCAGGCTCGACGAAGATCGATGCGCCGTCGATCGTCAACGGTCCGAGACGCTGCGCCTCACGATGCCACCATTCGACGATCGTGGCGCGATCAGCGGCGTTGTCGAGCGAATTGGACACCGTCATGTGAAAGCGAAACTCGTCGAGCACATACGGATATCCCCATTCGACGAGCAATTCGCGTTGACGTTCCGTGAGCGGCGCTGCCATGCGTTTTGCAATATCCGCTCTGGATGGCGCGACGCGCAGTGGCGTGAAGGTGCGCAAGGCATCGGCGGCGAGCGCGCGCATCTGTCCGTCGCCGGATGGCGTGGCAGGACGCAAGGCCACGAAGTCGCCCAGCGTCGCCGCTTCGACGGCCAATGCAAACGGCACCTGCGTTTGCGCCCAGTTTTCCGATACTTCGAGCAGATCGGCGACGCTCACATGCTCGGCGAGATGAAACGGCGCGACCAGTGTGCCGTGCCAGCCGTAACGGCGCGGCGAGGCCGTCAGTTGCGCGAGCGGTTGCGACAGCGCGGGCGCGTCATGCG from Paraburkholderia caribensis includes:
- the phnN gene encoding phosphonate metabolism protein/1,5-bisphosphokinase (PRPP-forming) PhnN, encoding MKGRLIYVVGPSGAGKDSLLHFAREHVAGTSVVFAHRYITRETGHNENHIALTRAEFEARSAQGLFALEWSSHELHYGIGIEIDAWLARGCTVVVNGSRAYLSRALKRYRYLEVVHIHAAPHILAARLSARGRETQEQVSARLARQAPFALPDGAHLTHIDNSGSLEEAGLAFVNVLKGFAHTHDGKHAAEPASSESVK
- a CDS encoding DUF1045 domain-containing protein, with the protein product MSAAIQHAWSAQARFAIYYAPARASGWWDAGSTWLARDAESGTSLVPHDAPALSQPLAQLTASPRRYGWHGTLVAPFHLAEHVSVADLLEVSENWAQTQVPFALAVEAATLGDFVALRPATPSGDGQMRALAADALRTFTPLRVAPSRADIAKRMAAPLTERQRELLVEWGYPYVLDEFRFHMTVSNSLDNAADRATIVEWWHREAQRLGPLTIDGASIFVEPAPGEPFMLWQRLAFTANGGRGNA